In the Corynebacterium jeikeium genome, CGTTAAGCGCGGCGAAAAGGTTGAGGTTGACGTTCCAGTTGTCTTCACCGGTCAGGCTGCTCCGGGCGCCCTGGTCACCCAGGAGGCAGACGTCATCACCATCCTGGCCGACGTTCTGAACATTCCGGAAGAGATCACCGTCGACGTCGAGGGCAAGGAAATCGGCGACCAGATTCTGGCTGGCGACCTGCAGATGCCGGGCAACGCATCCCTGGTCTCCGAGGAAGACACCCTGATCATCAACGTCGTGGAGCCGGAGGAAGAGGAACTGCCGGAGACGGACGAGGAGGGCGAAGGCGCCGAGGGCGAAGCTGCCGAGGCAGCCGAGGACGAGTCCGCAGAGGGCGAGTCCGAGGAGTAATCCACTCCCCCTTCACTCACTGGGCCACACCGTGTGCATTTTCGCACCGGGTGGCCCTTTTTGTTGCCCTTTTTATTGACGCCACCCCACGGCCGCGGGGGCTGTCCGGGTGGACAGTACAATTACCGTCAGTGAGTTAGAGAGAGGGCTGGAGACGGTGGCGTCACCAAACAAGAAACAACACACCAACAGCGACACGTGGCTAATCATCGGCCTGGGCAACCCCGGCGATAAATACGCCAACACCAGGCACAACGTCGGACGAATGGTGATCGGCGAACTGCTGGATCGACAGGTACCGGCAGCCAGCCTGAGTACCCACAAGAAAACAAACACGGACATCGCCGAGGTGAAGATCGCGGGGCGCAAGGTGGTGCTGGCGCAGCCGCGAACTTTCATGAATGTATCCGGCGGTCCGGTGCAGCAGCTGGCGGCGTTTTTCAAGATTCCGGCGGAGAACATCATCGTCGCCTACGACGACCTCGAGGGTGATCCGGGAGCAGTGAAGCTGCGACAGTCCGGTGGGGACAAGGGGCATAACGGTCTGAAGTCCATTACGAAGTCGCTGGGGACGAAAGACTACTGGCGCTTGTCGTGTGGCATTGGTCGGCCGCCCGGACGCATGGATCCAGCGGCCTATGTGTTGAAGCCCTTCCCCAAGTCAGAGGCAGCGGAAGTGGCGATCATGTGCGCCGACGCGGCCGACGAGGTTGAGCGCACCCTCGGTGTGGGAAACTAGTGGCTGTGTCTTTCCTCCAATCTCTGTTTTCCGTTTTCCGCAAGAAGTCTTCGCCACAGGAGCCTGCAACTACAACTGCAGGTGGCCCTGCAAAGCGAACCAAGCTCACCGTCGGGGAGCTGCAAGAGTTCGCCCCTGAATGGATTGTGATCGGCCTGGGCAATCCCGGCGCCAAGTACGCGGACACCCGGCACAATATCGGCTATTGGCCGATTGACCGCCTAGTTGAGCGGTATGAGGCCCAGTGGCTGCCGGTGGAGGGCCAGAAGGCTCATGCGGCGCTGATCACGGTGGAAGAAACCCCCGTGCTGCTGCTCCGCTCCACGACCTACATGAATAACTCTGGTGAGGCTGTGGGGCCGCTGGCTTCCGCTTTGAGTCTGCCGGCGGAGCGGATCATTGTCTGCCACGACGAGCTGGATATCGCCGCTGGGCAGGTCCGCATCAAGGATAAAGGTGGCGAGGGCGGCCACAATGGGCTGCGTTCAATGACGGCCGAACTGGGCACTCAACACTACGTGCGCGTCCGCATGGGCATCGGTCGCCCGCCTAAGGGAACGTCAGTGATTGATTTTGTTCTGAGCCCGTTCGAAGAGGCAGACATCGACGCAGAGAACGGGTGGATGGAAAACACTCTTCGGGATTCGGTGGACTCAGTGACGCTCATCGTGAACAATGGCACAGACATTGCGCGAAACGATATCCACACACGCAAGCACTAATAAATGCTGCGGTGCAGGTAGCGCGCAGTAACGTCAATACTCGCGGGTTTTCGAGCTACCTAGCGTTAGTATTGATGAATCAATGCACGCGATCTTGCCTTTGGGAGATGCAAAGTGAAGCAGGTTTTTGGACTACTGCGCGCTGTTCGTAACGCACGAACTGGTTCCGCGAAGTCGTCCCCCGACCAGCAAAGACATCAGGAATCTGGTGCGTCTTCCGGGTCTTCTGTGCCTTCTAAGCCGTCTGCGGCTTCCAAGCCTTCCGAGGAAAAGAAGCCGGCTCCGGCGAAGCCAGAACCAAAAAAGACAGCTCCGGCGAAGCCCGCGCAGCAGGCCTCTGCACCGAAGAAGCCAGCCGAGGGAAAAACCTCTGAGGAGAAAAAGCCGGCTCCGGTAAAGCAGGAACCTAAAAAGGCAACCTCCAAGGAGCCCACTCGATCGCCAATCAAACTCTCCGCAGGCGGCCCACCCAAGGCTCCCTCCGCTCCGAAGCCACCGAAGGCTTCTTCCCAGAAGCAGGAGCCGCGGAAGGCTTCCACTGCCTCGCAGGATCCCAAGAAGTCCACTACGGCTGCGAAGGCCCTTAAAGCAGACAAGAACAAGAAGCAGACAAGTGCGCCTCCCAAGAAGAAAGCCGCTACTCCCCGACCAGCCGCGGCTGCTCCGGCCATCAAACTCGGTAACGTAGGCGCGCCGCCCGCTCCAGGGGTTGCACCTGGCGTGGCGCGAAAAGCACCTATACCCGCAAAGGCATCCGCCGCAAAGCCCGCACCCAAGCAGGCCGCCAAGCCGGTTTCCAAGGAGGCCGCCAAGCCGGTTGCCAAGGAGACGCCTGCAGCTAAGGCCACACCGCCTGCGAAACCAAAGCCTGAACAGAAACCGGCTCCCAAGAAGGCTCCCAAGAAGGCGACTCAGCCGAAGGCTGAGCAGAAGACGGTGCCCGTGCCAGCCGCGAAGCCTGTACCAAAGCCCGCACCCAAGCAGGTCGCAGAGTCCGCGCCCATACCGGTGCCCAAACAGGCGCCCGCTGCCAAGCAGGCACCGAAGCCAGTCGCCAAGGCTAAGCCGAAGACAGTGCCGCCAGCGGCGGAGAAGTCGGCGTCACAACCAAAGAAACAGCCCGAAGCGAAGCAGGTGACAACGGCACAACCTGCACCACAGCAGACCTCTGCCCCACGCCGGAACAACGTGCCGGAAGCGCTGGCGATCCCGCCGGAAAACAAGACTGTCAAGAAGGATCGTCGCGCTCGCCTGCGCCAGGTGAAGGGGCTGGATGGCCTGCGCGGCCTCGCTGTGCTCGCCGTGGTGATTTACCACTTCTTCGGCGATATTCTGCCCGGCGGCTACCTGGGCGTGGACCTATTCTTCGTCCTGTCGGGATTCCTAATCACCTCACTGCTGGTGCGCGAGTACCGGGTAAGCAACACGATCAGCCTGAAGGACTTCTGGATCAGGCGATTCCGCCGAATTCTTCCCGCCGCGCTGGTCACGCTATTTATCGTCACCGCGATAGTCACCGCCATAGGTGGAGACATCGCCGTGGGCATCCGCGAGCAGTTCCTGGGCACGCTGTTCTTCGTCAATAACTGGACGCAGATCGCCACCTCCCAGTCTTATTTTGCGGAAAGCGAAATCCAGGTTTTCGCCCACTACTGGTCGCTGGCAGTCGAAGAGCAGTTCTACATCATCTGGCCGCTGGTAACACTTGGGATTTTCGTGTTCACCCAGCGGCGGCTGCGCCGCAGTCCACGCCGTATCCCGATGCTGGTCACGGCGGTGTTGGCTGTACTTTCCGCTGCGATCATGGCGCTGCTGTTTACCCCCGGTGAGGATCCGACGCGCGTCTACTACGGCACGGATACGCACGCTTTTGGCCTGCTCATCGGCGCTTTCCTCTCGCTGGCTGTCACCTCCACGCGCAACGACCCGCGGGTGGATTCCTGGCCGTCGGCAGGAAAGTTTGAGGCGCGGGCTGCGGGAGCGATCGGCGCCTTGGCGCTTGTCGGTTACGTCTTCCAGCTCTTGTTTATGGGCGACGACCTAGCGGTGACCTACCAGGGCGGCCTACTACTGACCAGTGTGCTGGGCGTGCTGATGATCTGGGGTGTGATCCGCGAAACCGGACCGCTGACGATAATCTTCCGCACCAATGTCATGCGTTGGCTCGGCCAACGTTCGTTCTCGCTGTACCTGTGGCACTGGCCGGTCATCATGATCCTGCGTGCTCTTTTTGACGCCGACGGTCACATGGACCACAAGTGGATTCTCGGACTGGTAGCGGTGCCGATCGCTCTGGTGATCTCCGAAATTTCCTACCAGCACGTGGAGAACCCCTTCCGCCGCCGCGGTTACAAGCAGACGTGGAAGGACTACTGGAGCTCCCGACCGACCTATCACGAGATCAACGAGGGCTTTAAGAAGGTCGCGTGGCCTGTCGTACCGCTACTCGTCGTAGCCTGTGCGGGCGGAGTGATCTACGGCGTGGTGAACTCCAACGACAAGACCGCACTGGAGCAGGAACTGGACCAACTGCAGCGCATGAACCAGCAAGCCAACAAGGGCAATGCTCCCGCCCCAGCTACTCCACCGCCGCCGAAGGAAGAGAAGGCCGCGGCCGTGCAGGGCAAGGACATCACCGCAGTCGGTGACTCCGTGATGCTGGCCGCTAGCGAAGCGCTGAACACCAATTACCCGGGCATCTACATTGACGCGGATGTTTCCCGCCACTACACCGCCGGTATGGACGTAGTGCGGCAGCTGAACGATTCCGGCAAGTTGCGCAAGAACGTGTTCCTTGGCTTCGGCACCAACGGCCCGGCCTTCCCGGGCCAGTTGGAGGAGATGATTAACCTCATCGGTCCTGACCGCCAGATCTTCATGGCTATGCCCTACGGCGATCGCGAGTGGATGGCACAGTCCCGCCAGGATGTGCTGGACGCAGCTAAGACCCACGACAACGTCTACATCGCAGACTGGTGTGGCCACGCCCAGGCACACCAAAACATGCTGTTTGAAGATGGAGTTCACCCAATGCCCGAGGGCGCGCAAGAATACGCGAAGGCCTTCGACGAGGCGCTGGCCCAGGCCGCAGACCATAAGAAGAAGACCACGACTACCTGCGCCTAATGCCCACCCGCTAGACTTGTGGGCATTATGAGTACAACCGCATCCGAAGCCTCGCGCCGCCGCACATTCGCCGTCATCGCCCACCCGGATGCCGGTAAATCCACCCTCACCGAGGCGCTCGCACTGCACGCCCACATGATCAAGGAAGCCGGCGCCGTGCACGGCAAGGCCGGTCGTAAGTCCACCGTCTCCGACTGGATGGACATGGAGAAAGACCGTGGTATTTCCATCGCCTCCTCCGCCTTGCAGTTTGAATACGCCCCGGAGGACCACGACGGCGAGCCCTTCATGATCAACCTAGTTGATACCCCGGGCCACGCGGACTTCTCGGAAGATACCTACCGAGTTCTTTCCGCCGTGGATGCTGCGGTGATGCTCATTGACGGCGCAAAGGGCCTGGAGCCGCAGACGCTGAAGCTGTTCCGCGTGTGCAAGGCCCGCGGTCTGCCGATCGTTACCGTCGTGAACAAGTGGGACCGTCCGGGCCGCAGCCCGCTGGAGCTGGTGGACGAGATCGTCAACGAGATCCAGCTACAACCCACTCCCCTGTTCTGGCCCGTCGGCGAGGCCGGCGACTTCCGCGGATTGGCGCGTATCAACGACGACGGAGAGGCCGAGGAGTACATCCACTTCCTCCGCACGGCCGGTGGTTCGACGATCGCACCGGAGGAGCACTACACCCCGGAACAGGCCGTAGAGCGGGAAGAAGACGTATGGGAGACCGCCGCTGAAGAGGTCGAGCTGCTGGCTTCCGACGGCGCGCTACACGACCAGGAGCTGTTCCTGGAATGCACCACTTCCCCACTGATTTTCGCCTCCGCGATGCTGAACTTCGGCGTGCACCAGATTTTGGATACCCTCTGCGCTTTGGCGCCCGCCCCAGCGGGCCGCGATTCCGACCCGAAGGTGATCGAGGCCGCCGCGGGCGGAAACTCCGTCGCGGTGGACGAGCACCGCGACCCCACCGACGATTTCTCGGGCGTGGTGTTCAAGGTGCAGGCGGGCATGGACCGTAACCACCGGGACTCTCTGGCTTTCATGCGCGTGGTCTCCGGCGTATTCGAGCGTGGCATGCAGGTCACGCATGCGCAATCGGGTCGGTCTTTCTCTACAAAGTACGCACTGACCGTCTTCGGCCGCACCCGCGCCACCGTGGATGCCGCCTACCCCGGCGATATCGTGGGTCTAGTCAACGCTGGTTCGCTCGCCCCTGGCGACACGATCTACGCCGGCAAGAAGGTACAGTTCCCGCCCATGCCGCAGTTCGCACCGGAGCACTTCCGCACACTGCGCGCGAAGTCGCTGGGCAAGTACAAGCAGTTCCGCAAGGCCCTCGAGCAGTTGGATTCCGAAGGCGTTGTGCAGATCCTGCGCAACGACGCGCGCGGTGACGCCAACCCCGTCATGGCCGCCGTCGGCCCGATGCAGTTTGAAGTTATGCAGGCTCGAATGGACGTTGAGTACAACGTGGAGACCGTGGCCGACCCCGTCCCTTACTCTGTCGCTCGTCGTACTGACGCCGAGTCCGCGCCGGTACTGGCCAAGCAGCGAGGCGTGGAGATCTTCACCCGCACAGACGGGGAGCTAATTGCCCTATTCGGCGACAAGTGGAAACTAGCCTTCGTGGAGAAGGAACACCCGGAGCTGACGATGGAGACGTTGGTCGCCGACTAGGTGGAGTAGCGATTCGTCGCGACCCCATCAAAAATATTTGCACAAGTCTTGCAACGTTTCGCAGACTGTGCAAATATTTTGCGCATGGCAAAATTCCTGTATCGAGTAGGCCGCTCCGCCTACTTCCACAAGTGGCGCTTCCTCGCCGTCTGGCTGATCGTGTTGATCGGCGTGGGCACCGCCTCCGCACTGTTAACCAAACCCACCTCGCAGTCCTTCACCATCCCTGGACTGGAGTCCATCGAGACCCAGGACAGGATCAAGGAGGAATTCCCCAACGGCGAAGACGCTGATCAGCTAGAGGCAGCCACGGGCAAGCTCGTGATCCAAGCCCCTGAAGGTCAGACTCTTGCCAAGGGCGAGGCTGCACAATCGAC is a window encoding:
- the pth gene encoding aminoacyl-tRNA hydrolase; amino-acid sequence: MAVSFLQSLFSVFRKKSSPQEPATTTAGGPAKRTKLTVGELQEFAPEWIVIGLGNPGAKYADTRHNIGYWPIDRLVERYEAQWLPVEGQKAHAALITVEETPVLLLRSTTYMNNSGEAVGPLASALSLPAERIIVCHDELDIAAGQVRIKDKGGEGGHNGLRSMTAELGTQHYVRVRMGIGRPPKGTSVIDFVLSPFEEADIDAENGWMENTLRDSVDSVTLIVNNGTDIARNDIHTRKH
- a CDS encoding peptide chain release factor 3; amino-acid sequence: MSTTASEASRRRTFAVIAHPDAGKSTLTEALALHAHMIKEAGAVHGKAGRKSTVSDWMDMEKDRGISIASSALQFEYAPEDHDGEPFMINLVDTPGHADFSEDTYRVLSAVDAAVMLIDGAKGLEPQTLKLFRVCKARGLPIVTVVNKWDRPGRSPLELVDEIVNEIQLQPTPLFWPVGEAGDFRGLARINDDGEAEEYIHFLRTAGGSTIAPEEHYTPEQAVEREEDVWETAAEEVELLASDGALHDQELFLECTTSPLIFASAMLNFGVHQILDTLCALAPAPAGRDSDPKVIEAAAGGNSVAVDEHRDPTDDFSGVVFKVQAGMDRNHRDSLAFMRVVSGVFERGMQVTHAQSGRSFSTKYALTVFGRTRATVDAAYPGDIVGLVNAGSLAPGDTIYAGKKVQFPPMPQFAPEHFRTLRAKSLGKYKQFRKALEQLDSEGVVQILRNDARGDANPVMAAVGPMQFEVMQARMDVEYNVETVADPVPYSVARRTDAESAPVLAKQRGVEIFTRTDGELIALFGDKWKLAFVEKEHPELTMETLVAD
- a CDS encoding acyltransferase family protein; amino-acid sequence: MKQVFGLLRAVRNARTGSAKSSPDQQRHQESGASSGSSVPSKPSAASKPSEEKKPAPAKPEPKKTAPAKPAQQASAPKKPAEGKTSEEKKPAPVKQEPKKATSKEPTRSPIKLSAGGPPKAPSAPKPPKASSQKQEPRKASTASQDPKKSTTAAKALKADKNKKQTSAPPKKKAATPRPAAAAPAIKLGNVGAPPAPGVAPGVARKAPIPAKASAAKPAPKQAAKPVSKEAAKPVAKETPAAKATPPAKPKPEQKPAPKKAPKKATQPKAEQKTVPVPAAKPVPKPAPKQVAESAPIPVPKQAPAAKQAPKPVAKAKPKTVPPAAEKSASQPKKQPEAKQVTTAQPAPQQTSAPRRNNVPEALAIPPENKTVKKDRRARLRQVKGLDGLRGLAVLAVVIYHFFGDILPGGYLGVDLFFVLSGFLITSLLVREYRVSNTISLKDFWIRRFRRILPAALVTLFIVTAIVTAIGGDIAVGIREQFLGTLFFVNNWTQIATSQSYFAESEIQVFAHYWSLAVEEQFYIIWPLVTLGIFVFTQRRLRRSPRRIPMLVTAVLAVLSAAIMALLFTPGEDPTRVYYGTDTHAFGLLIGAFLSLAVTSTRNDPRVDSWPSAGKFEARAAGAIGALALVGYVFQLLFMGDDLAVTYQGGLLLTSVLGVLMIWGVIRETGPLTIIFRTNVMRWLGQRSFSLYLWHWPVIMILRALFDADGHMDHKWILGLVAVPIALVISEISYQHVENPFRRRGYKQTWKDYWSSRPTYHEINEGFKKVAWPVVPLLVVACAGGVIYGVVNSNDKTALEQELDQLQRMNQQANKGNAPAPATPPPPKEEKAAAVQGKDITAVGDSVMLAASEALNTNYPGIYIDADVSRHYTAGMDVVRQLNDSGKLRKNVFLGFGTNGPAFPGQLEEMINLIGPDRQIFMAMPYGDREWMAQSRQDVLDAAKTHDNVYIADWCGHAQAHQNMLFEDGVHPMPEGAQEYAKAFDEALAQAADHKKKTTTTCA
- a CDS encoding 50S ribosomal protein L25/general stress protein Ctc; translated protein: MADITRLKGELRTEFGKGASRRLRRDFRVPAVVYGNDLDPMHVHVDILEFQAILRNEGVNAVLELEIEGQDHLVMIKAVDQNVLTLDVDHADLLNVKRGEKVEVDVPVVFTGQAAPGALVTQEADVITILADVLNIPEEITVDVEGKEIGDQILAGDLQMPGNASLVSEEDTLIINVVEPEEEELPETDEEGEGAEGEAAEAAEDESAEGESEE
- the pth gene encoding aminoacyl-tRNA hydrolase, which gives rise to MASPNKKQHTNSDTWLIIGLGNPGDKYANTRHNVGRMVIGELLDRQVPAASLSTHKKTNTDIAEVKIAGRKVVLAQPRTFMNVSGGPVQQLAAFFKIPAENIIVAYDDLEGDPGAVKLRQSGGDKGHNGLKSITKSLGTKDYWRLSCGIGRPPGRMDPAAYVLKPFPKSEAAEVAIMCADAADEVERTLGVGN